Proteins encoded together in one Lathyrus oleraceus cultivar Zhongwan6 chromosome 5, CAAS_Psat_ZW6_1.0, whole genome shotgun sequence window:
- the LOC127082490 gene encoding alcohol dehydrogenase 1 isoform X1 gives MSNTVGQIIKCRAAVAWEAGKPLVIEEVEVAPPQAGEVRLKILFTSLCHTDVYFWEAKGQTPLFPRIFGHEAGGIVESVGEGVTHLKPGDHALPVFTGECGECPHCKSEESNMCDLLRINTDRGVMLNDNKSRFSIKGQPVHHFVGTSTFSEYTVVHAGCVAKINPDAPLDKVCILSCGICTGLGATINVAKPKPGSSVAIFGLGAVGLAAAEGARISGASRIIGVDLVSSRFELGTTLLTSLKSLMIRININSMNVLLLTAIPILFMLAAKKFGVNEFVNPKEHDKPVQQVIAEMTNGGVDRAVECTGSIQAMISAFECVHDGWGVAVLVGVPSKDDAFKTHPMNFLNERTLKGTFYGNYKPRTDLPNVVEKYMKGELELEKFITHTVPFSEINKAFDYMLKGESIRCIIKMEELNSRV, from the exons ATGTCGAACACAGTTGGTCAGATCATCAAGTGCAGAG CTGCGGTTGCATGGGAGGCTGGGAAGCCGTTGGTGATTGAAGAAGTAGAGGTGGCGCCACCGCAGGCAGGTGAAGTTCGTCTCAAGATACTCTTCACCTCCCTTTGCCACACTGATGTTTACTTCTGGGAAGCTAAG GGTCAGACTCCATTGTTTCCTCGTATATTTGGTCATGAAGCTGGAGG GATTGTGGAGAGTGTAGGTGAGGGTGTGACACATCTTAAACCAGGGGATCATGCTCTGCCGGTATTCACGGGGGAATGTGGGGAATGTCCACATTGTAAGTCAGAGGAAAGCAACATGTGTGATCTTCTTAGGATCAACACAGATAGAGGTGTAATGCTCAATGACAACAAGTCCAGATTCTCTATTAAGGGACAACCTGTACACCATTTCGTCGGCACCTCCACGTTCAGCGAATACACTGTGGTTCATGCTGGTTGTGTTGCAAAGATCAATCCTGATGCACCGCTTGACAAAGTTTGTATTCTCAGCTGTGGAATATGCACTG GTCTTGGTGCTACCATCAATGTTGCAAAACCAAAACCTGGCTCTTCTGTTGCTATCTTTGGACTTGGAGCTGTTGGTCTTGCT GCTGCTGAAGGGGCAAGAATTTCTGGTGCATCAAGAATCATTGGAGTTGATTTAGTTTCCAGCCGATTTGAATTAGGTACAACGCTTTTAACTTCTCTGAAATCCTTGATGATTCGGATCAACATAAATTCAATGAATGTTCTTTTGTTGACGGCAATTCCTATTCTTTTCATGTTGGCAGCTAAGAAGTTTGGGGTAAATGAGTTCGTAAACCCAAAAGAGCACGACAAACCTGTGCAACAG GTAATTGCTGAAATGACGAATGGAGGTGTAGATCGAGCTGTTGAATGTACCGGTAGCATCCAGGCCATGATCTCAGCATTCGAATGTGTTCATGAT GGTTGGGGTGTTGCTGTACTTGTTGGAGTGCCAAGCAAAGATGATGCCTTCAAAACTCATCCTATGAATTTCTTGAATGAGAGGACGCTTAAGGGTACCTTCTATGGCAACTACAAGCCCCGCACTGATCTTCCCAATGTTGTTGAGAAGTACATGAAGGGG GAGCTGGAGCTGGAGAAATTCATAACTCACACAGTACCATTCTCAGAGATTAACAAAGCTTTTGATTACATGTTGAAAGGGGAGTCCATCAGATGTATCATCAAAATGGAGGA
- the LOC127082490 gene encoding alcohol dehydrogenase 1 isoform X2, producing MSNTVGQIIKCRAAVAWEAGKPLVIEEVEVAPPQAGEVRLKILFTSLCHTDVYFWEAKGQTPLFPRIFGHEAGGIVESVGEGVTHLKPGDHALPVFTGECGECPHCKSEESNMCDLLRINTDRGVMLNDNKSRFSIKGQPVHHFVGTSTFSEYTVVHAGCVAKINPDAPLDKVCILSCGICTGLGATINVAKPKPGSSVAIFGLGAVGLAAAEGARISGASRIIGVDLVSSRFELAKKFGVNEFVNPKEHDKPVQQVIAEMTNGGVDRAVECTGSIQAMISAFECVHDGWGVAVLVGVPSKDDAFKTHPMNFLNERTLKGTFYGNYKPRTDLPNVVEKYMKGELELEKFITHTVPFSEINKAFDYMLKGESIRCIIKMEELNSRV from the exons ATGTCGAACACAGTTGGTCAGATCATCAAGTGCAGAG CTGCGGTTGCATGGGAGGCTGGGAAGCCGTTGGTGATTGAAGAAGTAGAGGTGGCGCCACCGCAGGCAGGTGAAGTTCGTCTCAAGATACTCTTCACCTCCCTTTGCCACACTGATGTTTACTTCTGGGAAGCTAAG GGTCAGACTCCATTGTTTCCTCGTATATTTGGTCATGAAGCTGGAGG GATTGTGGAGAGTGTAGGTGAGGGTGTGACACATCTTAAACCAGGGGATCATGCTCTGCCGGTATTCACGGGGGAATGTGGGGAATGTCCACATTGTAAGTCAGAGGAAAGCAACATGTGTGATCTTCTTAGGATCAACACAGATAGAGGTGTAATGCTCAATGACAACAAGTCCAGATTCTCTATTAAGGGACAACCTGTACACCATTTCGTCGGCACCTCCACGTTCAGCGAATACACTGTGGTTCATGCTGGTTGTGTTGCAAAGATCAATCCTGATGCACCGCTTGACAAAGTTTGTATTCTCAGCTGTGGAATATGCACTG GTCTTGGTGCTACCATCAATGTTGCAAAACCAAAACCTGGCTCTTCTGTTGCTATCTTTGGACTTGGAGCTGTTGGTCTTGCT GCTGCTGAAGGGGCAAGAATTTCTGGTGCATCAAGAATCATTGGAGTTGATTTAGTTTCCAGCCGATTTGAATTAG CTAAGAAGTTTGGGGTAAATGAGTTCGTAAACCCAAAAGAGCACGACAAACCTGTGCAACAG GTAATTGCTGAAATGACGAATGGAGGTGTAGATCGAGCTGTTGAATGTACCGGTAGCATCCAGGCCATGATCTCAGCATTCGAATGTGTTCATGAT GGTTGGGGTGTTGCTGTACTTGTTGGAGTGCCAAGCAAAGATGATGCCTTCAAAACTCATCCTATGAATTTCTTGAATGAGAGGACGCTTAAGGGTACCTTCTATGGCAACTACAAGCCCCGCACTGATCTTCCCAATGTTGTTGAGAAGTACATGAAGGGG GAGCTGGAGCTGGAGAAATTCATAACTCACACAGTACCATTCTCAGAGATTAACAAAGCTTTTGATTACATGTTGAAAGGGGAGTCCATCAGATGTATCATCAAAATGGAGGA